The following nucleotide sequence is from Malania oleifera isolate guangnan ecotype guangnan chromosome 4, ASM2987363v1, whole genome shotgun sequence.
TtcagaacacatagcctggtcccaaacctcaatacacctccctcagagatgttaaactcttaAGCCAAAActtgttgtaccttttccataacctctaccaactccgcatcactagcctgcgcagctttTATGTGTTCGAATAAAGTCGGCTGGATTATCAAGCTAGCAGGAAAGCCTGATGATCGCCAcgcaccaactctatacctaagCTCTCCAGATCCCATCTGATGTGACGCTGAACTACAACTGTAGATACAGCCATATGTtttgacttccaactcaacacatcagccaccacattaacTCTTCCcgggtgatagctgatggtgcaatcgtagtccttgatcaactcaaaccaccgtctctgcctcatattcaacccCTTCTACGTGAGGAAATACCTGAGACTTTTGtggttagtaaagatctcgcattgcacaccatataaatagtgtcactggatcttcagtgcatataccacagcaactaattccagatcatgcgtaggataattcttcttatattccttcagttgtcgagaagcatacatTATTATCTTACCCTGTTGTATAAGCACACaccccaaacccttcagagacgcgtcgctataaatcacaaaaccgccatcccctaaaggaatggtcaaaactaaaGTAGTAATCAGCCGGTGCTTTAgctcaagaaagcactgctcgcaatcactagtccattcAAAATttactcctttcctggtcaattgaGTCAAAGGCCCAtatagtttagagaaaccttctACAAACCGACGATGATAACCCGCTAGTcttagaaaactctgaacctcctacacattcttcggccttacccaatcaaccacaacttcaatcttccTAGGGttaactgatataccatcaccagtcaccacataGCCTAAGAATACAACTTgatccaaccagaattcacacttctttagtttagcatacaacttcttctcctgcaAAACTTGTAACACTAACCttagatgattttcatgctcttccgaactccccgagtataccaaaatatcatcaataaacaccatcACATATCGGTCCAGGTACTCAtagaaaaccctattcataagatccatgaacactgccagagcattcatcaacccaaacgacatgactagaaactcatagtggtcatatctggtttggaaagccatcttcgcaacatcttcagatcgaaccctcacctgatggtaccttgaccgtagatcaatcttcgaaaagacctacgtACCCTGCAGCAGGTCAAAGAGAtaatctatacgaggcaaaggatagcaattcttcacagttaccttattaatctcacggtaattaatgcacatgcgcatcgacccatccttcttcttcacaaacagtactggagctccccagggcgagacactaggtcgaataaaacccctgtccagtaattcctgtaactgctccttcaactccaaAGTTCTGCTAAAGCCATTTGGTACAGAGCTTTAAagattggtgccttgccaggcaacaactctatcacGAACTTCACCTCACGATTCGGAGGTAAATCgagtaaatcatttggaaacacatccgggaactcgctgactacccgaatattcTCGAGTCTCAAGTCATCCCACGGCGgctccttcacacaagttaggtacccctgacatccatccaagaatAACCTTCTCACTTGCAATGATGATAGAATCTGTCgtgtcgaacgcacacatgatctcACAAACTCGTACTCCCGCTCCTTAGAatgtctgaacactaccaccttcctacgacagtcgatcatagcataactggaaaatagccaatccatccccaatatgacatcaaaccctaacatgttgtatactacaaggttcgagtagcagcttcccctggatTAACACTAGGCAGTTTGCTagcatcctcctacagaatgatatactctcagatggtgtggctacagacaattccttttccatgacttgggtctccaccccatacagtttcacaaaattaatagatataaaggagtgggtcgtacctgaatcaaataaaaccacaactctatttaaaagcaacatcatagtacctgtcaccacatttcccgtatgctcagcatccgctagagtaagagaataCACTCGTGTCGGAGCTGTGTTCGCCTGATATGTCCTCTGGGATACCTGATTATTTCCCCGATTCTAACTCGAAaaaggcgtacccctctttggcgCATGACAATCCCGaaccatgtgacctgactggccaaaGTTGTAGCAATTACACCTAAACGACTGGCATTCACTactatgccatctgtggcacctcgtacaacgatcacccaaatggcTCGCCTAAGAACTCTGGCGCTCAGTATTCTGATGGTAACCCAAGCCCgtattcctcttcttccacgatccctgacgaaatccagactgagaaccagaagatgttggcctcttcttcagctcctgatccacctcgtcctctcggataccagtctcaatcaccgtggctttatccaccaaaactgagaactcacagatctgaagcatacccactaatctgcggatgtccttcctcgaGCCCTTCTCAAATCTccaagtcttctcgtactcgttcgagatcaaacacggcgcaaaTCGGGATAGCTTTATATACCGAGCAACATACCCTTGCACCATCATACTCCTCTGAGTCAAAGCATAAAACTCATCCGCCTCAGCATCACGTAtagaagtcgggaagtatctgtcaaagaacacctccttaaaatggctccaAGATACCTCCACAGGACCGGCCCTTTACTTTTCCaatagactcaccgcagtccaccatcgacctgcttccccagatagttggaaggtagcatagaggactcgcttcCTATCCATGCAGTGTAGAACTTCCAAGATCCTCTCGATCTTTTCAACCTAGTCCTCAGCTATAGTTGGGTCATGTCCACCAGAGaatgtcagaggatgcatgcgtgtgaacctctcaatggtgcaacccgtAATAGCAAGAGAGCGTTTGCATCTCCCAACACTCTGCTCAATCACCCGTaaaacctgcctcatcaaacctcgaggcacagacggagactcatcactcactgTCCCCTCGGAGTCACTtcccaagttgttatccttgggctccattctgaaaatacaatAAAGTTCTATCAAGACTTCTATAGCATGTACAATTAATACAATTATCTagcactaatcatgttaactactccctgacaagtctaggtctgtcctatcacaccgacacaaaagtcatcaatgatttgccctacttttactgaaatcgtcattctaggaaaaatacagaaTACCACTGACGAGTCCaggtctagcaacaaaacaatcctcaaccaactctacccacatccgaCATCCTATagtctggtatgtacacacaacaaagcctaaccaagtctacaagacctaacaacctaattAGCTCTAATtcaagctgtcacgccctgaacccgaaaatgggacccatgggtgaaaatgtaatcAAACTTGTCCCTGTATCGAACAAATATAACCAAAATACAAGACAATGGATaaaggtccgaccccgtggggttcccaggcaccctatacacatccatacacaacagaatatacgcagcgaaaaaaagtttttctatatacatacagtaccatactagagtttatacagcaagagtctaagctccatagcACAAAACATAACCTAATTATCAACTATACTCCAACACAACAACCTAAgcacaaaagtcctagcactcaCCCAAGTGCTATCCGtggtacaccgaccactacgctcttacaccaagaagctagctccggttacccgaaggaattgaaaatatgtacgtacagcaggggtgagacacctctcagtaaggaagaatacatgttatatcgatgtgtggcattcgagtgtttccttgatacacaacacatacacaattaaatgcaGTTTTAGTACTAGTTTCACAACAGTGCAAacaattacacacacacatgatcaagcaacccagtttcgtcacacccttcggcctgaagttGGCCCGCGATACCTGGCGTCAGCCTGTAGCTGAGCCACGATACACGGCgtcaccgacacatggctagtcccagactcccatggcatcataccggcactaactggtggatccacacccttcagtgatcagccagtaaggctcacgcccttggatatagagctggacactcttaccaaacatggcctagcgatttTATACGCCcacagatatagagccggacactctcagtacctggaaaaACTCAGAACCCAAttccaattgcattccacaaaaacataactatgcatgctcatataaccaaacataccacacccatttggtaatctaaaatcatggttttccaaacatatacaatttaaataaagtcaaggcacgaccatccctattacacagtataaatcatcatatacatacggtttttccaacaaaaccagggatgcatcccaataccccctttttcccaaaactgtaatcacaaaaaattcatagttttacccattagatcctcccaaatgagtagtcaaaatgcacacaggaccgtggatcACAGTTCCATTGAGttcgattttaaaaataaccaacataaactgaatccccttatcttttccccaaatggcaaatcccaaactccaaggcccttaaacaacgaactgagttccaaaacctacaacgtaTAGTACAACAAATACTCACAATACTGTTCTCTACAAAACCATTGGAACAAAAATGAAAACctagccttacctcgattttatgccaaaacccacAAATAGCCGAATCGAAAattcgatccgtagaacttgtagagaatccttccacgatcctcatggtaacttcagattaacgatTTTCGTgacgaacgatgaagaaatctagagagatggagagtaggttgagtttctagagagataaagagagaaaatgagatttcttagttgaaaagtaatgaaaatatctatttgtaGTACCCTTTACTCAGtcgttctcgtcgacgaattgtgtcCTCGTCGTCGAGGCCTTGTAgtcatctcgtcaatgagaccatgacctcatcaacgagtcctaaATTTCATCGCACTTCCCAatacctcttggcttctcctcgttgacgagcccctgAAACTAATCACCGAGTATCCttaagacttcgtcgacgaactctggattcgtcgatgaggcctgcttAATTTACCTTTTTGCCCCTTATTTAATAATCAAACTCGtctatcatggttcgggttcttacaggtttagccttcacatcttaagtaggctacaagacctaggtttctatctccccactagatatcaCTTCTCGGCTAGCAAGTCAAAAtaagagactagtgtacaaagaatcatccagaagaaaagagaactgagttttatgaactctgatttaatgttaacactcaaaaggatgataaatagttCAAGattacctcacaaggtgtcatagttgccacgggtgttctctcagtactcacaagaaaccctaagtgctacaaatcacgtgaatgtgtatattcagtctcatgagataccatgtaaatacaagagtttatatagccaattTAACACCAATGAACTACCagtcaaccttcatggagttacaaagccatataaatagaaactacacataaataactcgagtgtgaaactcttaggttatatgcaagtatgtgaagggtataagtcagtgttaatcatggcataatcatcaTCTTcaatacttttttttaaaaaaagtggaTGTGCATAGTGTCGCATGCAatttctcacccccccccccccaaaactaaagtggaacattgtcctcaatgtgaaagcataagggaaatagaaaaactatgcacGGGGGAAACAAGCTAatagaaaaaacacaaaaaaatcacaattagctaatgcaatagaaaaagaaaagaaaaatgcaaacaaagaaacaaataaaaaaaaaagaaaaataaaagtagTAAGAGAGAAAGGTCAGAAAACTCCCTTAGGGTCTTGCAGAAGTAAGACCTCTTCATTTGGATTGAAGGGAGTCATGAAAGGCTTGAACCgttgtccattgactgtgaagttGTTACTATTCTTTAGGTCCACAATGTCCACTGCGCCATGAGGGTGAACATGTTTAACGATGTGCGGGTCACCCCATCTGGACTTCAAATTCCTAGGAAACATATGTAATCTGGAGTCGTAGAGAAGAACTTGTTGACTCGAGAAAAGGTGTTTGTCCTTGATTTTATTGTCATGCACTAACTTCATCCGCTTCTTCACTAGGCGAGCCTTGTCATAAACTTCCCTCTTGGATTCTTGAAGTTCACACACCTGCAACTTTCTTAAgcctttggcatcatcaagtgaaaagttaatttattttataacccATAATGCATGATGTTAAATTTTAATaagtaaatgacatgtcttaCTGTAAACTAGActatagggagacatccctaaatttGTCTTGAAAGCAATCCAGTAGGCTTAGAGTGCATCAACCAATTTCCCTAACCAGGCTTTTCGATTAGGACAACCCATCTATTAAAGTACGATCTTGATCTCTACAAAGAACTTACGCTTATCCTGCGTTACCCCATGTTCTGGCATTCGgtcggtgacaaggtagttcacaatatcatcaaaccAAAGGGCGCATGGCATTTCGGTgataggatagatgatgtcagtGTCTAACATTTTCAgtacttctttctttaccacctccGTCATGATTGGGTTCAGTCTCCATTGCGCATCACGAATTGGTATTACATCTATCTCTATGGACTGCCCCTCTGATTCTAACAACTCTCTAATTaagggaactttttcatcaaatacctctGGCTTCTCAGGAGATTCACTCTCAAATGCACTATCAAAACCAAATGCCGACAACAGCTATGAAATATCCAAATCATCTACTACATCAATTGCATGTACCTTCAAATCATCACACCCAATCGGCGTCTTGTGAGCATTAAACATGTTCATCTCCAAAGTCATATTTCTGAATGTAAGCTTCAGTACACCACTTTGAAAATTGATCAATgcattggaggtagcaaggaatggCCACCCAAGGATAATAAATGCCTGGTAGATGTTGAAGACAGGTTGACGCATATCCAAAACTACAAAGCCCACTAGgtaataaaatttgtcaacttgtacCAATATATCTTCAATAACACCTCGTGAAGCTTTTAGTAATCtatctgccaactgtagcatcattgGTGTTTTCTttagctcacctaaacccaaTTGCTTATATATcgaaaatgggagcaagttcacacaactccccaaatcaagtaaagctctcccgaTACAAGATTCACCAATCTTGACAGAGATAGTGGGAGAACCAGGATCTTTAAGTTTCTGAGGAGTCTGACTTAATACCAAcgcactaacttgctcagtcaagaaagccttcttctttatgttcaattttctttttactgtgcataggtccTTCAAAAATTTTACATATGCAGGAACTTGCTGTATGACATCCAACAACAGGATATTGATCTTCATCTActtgaagatttcttgaatctTAGCATGATACTTATTCTCCTGACCAAATGTCAACTtttgaggatagggtaccacaggctGATACTCCTTAATAGTCTTATCCTCCTTATTACCTGACTTCCTTAAATCTGCgcttgctttatttaatttttcttttgcttCATCCATCTTAATCGCAACTTCAGGTGTTAGAGCAACTGTTTGTTGATCAACGAGTATTTCAGGACGGGAAACTTCTTATCCACTCCTCAAGGTAATGACAGCCTTTGTTGACTTAAAAGAATCCCCTGAAATATTATGCactagttgttgttgttgtcgatatacctggggattagtcTAAGGTTGTGctggaaattttcctttttctaaggtattcaactgtgtacttatcttattaatAGTTTCTCTCAATTCATTGATGGCTTGAGTATTCTGACTGTTGGTCATGACATGAATCTACATAATTGCTAAAACATATTTGCCATCTACTCCATGCTATCATAAGAAGATTTCTTTGATAGAATAAAAGCTAAATTAGGTTGAAATCCTGgaggtgcatagctctgagagatccTTTGCGGCTAATATTGCTGTTAATGAGCTGCAACTGGATGATATAGCAGCTGCgaaggtggtgcataagattgaggaagtTGCTGAAATTGTGAGGAAGATGGACCAGActaatcattcctccatgagaagttcgggtgattcctccatcccgaattataagtgtttgagaatggctgattttgagatttgttaacccaatttgctgatTGCATCTGATTAGATCCACTCTCCTGCAATACTGGTAGCAGCGAACAATCCTCCACTGATTTCGCAGCTTTCATTTTCTCTGACTCCATAACCTCTATTTTTTTAGACAAAGCAGCAACAAGAGCCCATAaattagtttcctctttgacctcgtatctacctccaccaccaattACTCTGAGAGGTTGTGCTACTATTGGTGCCTGATCATAttgtgtgttccattgttgggcactttcagctaagtaatcaaagaatgatagagcctcatcTAGTTCCTTACTgaagaactccccgttgcacaAAGTCTGGACAAATTATTTACattcaggggtaagagcagtatagaaataatttactaacctccaagattcgaatccgtgatgtggacatatattcattaggtccttgaacctctcccaacaAGCTTGGAAGGTCTCGTCACCTTTCtacatgaactgactgatctgctgcTGTAGATACTGGGTtctttgaaaaggaaagaacttatgtaagaactcatgcTACATTTCAGTctaactagtaatagagttaggtcttagagagttaaaccaaaattttgccttatctttcaaagaaaaaggaaacaagcAAAGTTTGACATACTCATTggttccagccctattaatgaaagtagTACAGACCAATTGAAAATCTTTCAAATGCTGATatggactctcagagtccataccgtgaaattggggtatcacagataacataccatgcttaattgtgaagtttggtgcatcttgtggtaaaaCAATGTAGGAAGGTGTAGAAGTGCGTGTAGGCTGCAGAAAATcttgaagtgtacgtggtgcaggtgcagccataactccctaaaaaatttcttcaaatagatcactcaaatcaatttcagaatcactcatAAAAGTCACATGAGAACAATCAGAGTCTGTGCTCTCTGTGTCACTACTAGTGCTAAGTGAGATTTTAGACAATCTATTCGAAAGATCTTGGACctaaggcatcaaacatcaatttaGACAAtagaaattcaccaacacagcAGCAAACACACATGAtcaaaatattcaattttttaaactttttaatttttaatttttagttttttaatttttaattttttaattaaaaataaaaaataattggaaaaacacaaattttgaaattaaatctagCACTCCCCGTCAATTGcgctaaaaacttgactcacttgaaaaatgagcaacttggaaactatcccaagtataaaagttcagtcatgtaatactTAGTCAAGGGTCATATCGTCTCCTCACAGAATGCAGTCTAATTCTAATTTTAGTGTAactccaaaagaaattaagaaaagaagagtcactgaacacagttcaaattcggTTTCCTAGGATGTCtgagattttgtgacgaaattaaaacaatgtgaaatttaatttatgaacctaacatgcactaaattaacaACGAGAAACAGGAAAAGGCACAATGAAATGGGCAATGACaaaattaaatatcaaacacAACCCTACGTTTAATCAGCCAGGCAAGAAATAAATCTAACATTTGAACTTTGGATCAAAGACTAAAGATGATAATTTTACTATGTAACTTAAGCATGCAACTCTAAAAACCTCAATCAACACAAAAAGATAAactttaacacaatcaagaacttaaactTAACTCTTTAAGAACTTAAACAATAAACTAAAACACGATAAAAACTCATACTTTAATTAAATTGAACTTAAAttaaatagaacccaacaaagtttaaatcctaaaaaagattaaaaaaaaaaaaaaaccaaaccaaactttaacaatgaaaaataaacaaattaaaGTTAACTTCTAATAACGAtattaaataagaagagaaaaaaaattaaattgaatctaataataataacccaacataaattttaaaattcaaactttaatagaaatttaacttaAAATTAACAATGTTCAATCAACTATTTAAATGcaagaataaagaaagagagagggaaagaaagaaagagagggtgagagagagagagagagcagctgGTCATGTGGGTTGAGTGTGGCTATAGCAGATTGAAGTAGCAATAGCCTTGGGTCCTCCTTCAGCAGTAGCAACAGTAGCAAGAGTACGGCAAGCACAACAGCAGAGCACAAAAATTGCAGTGGCAGCACACACAGCAATAGCAACACGAGCAGACAACAAGGAGGAGGGGTTCTCAGGTTGGCAGGAATGAGATAGAGCCAAGAGAGATAGAGCAGACTGAGGGTGAGGAAGAGAAAAAAGAGACTAAGGgaaagaaaatgagagaagaGGGCTAAGAGTTGAGGAAATAAAGGGTTGAGAgttaagagaagagagaagagagaagagaggaggtAGAGAGTTGAGGGAGatgagaggaagagaagagagggagagaatgagaaCTGAAATTGAGGGACACGAAGGAGACAGAGAAAGGAAGATAAGGTGAGGCCGAGAGGGACTGGAATGAGGGGGCGCACCAcctaggaaaagaaaagaaaacccaATACTCCCTTaaccatactttttttttttcctttttaaatgcTGCCCGGGACCCTATTGTTTTATGCATGGGCTGCATGCATGCATCACTTCAGCCCACTCACACACTCTTTCATAAGCTCATTCACGTGGATGGCTTCATGCACAAGCCAACTCACACACGCATGCATGGCTTTTTCTAGGACTCTTTAATGTTGCATGCGTGGGTCACTCGGACACGAGTTCGATCACACGGCCTCATTGAAGATTTTTTCTTCGTCTTTAATTTCTGCTAATTATCCTGCAACAATAGGGTACAAATATtcgtaaattattgaataaaattataattattacaAATTGAactcaatattaaaatattgaacataattaggcatttaattaatattataatatttaatgcacGATTTTGAATGcataattacgcaactttgacacgtaatcacacTACTAGTGGGAACACTGAAGCAACCAAAGCTGAAGATGGCAGAGGTGAAGGCTGAAGAAGAGCCAACAATTGAGTGCACTGATCTTGAGTAAAAGGTAAGGAAGGAACATCTGAGACAACTTGATTTGTAGAAGAGTTTTCTTTCTTGGATTAAGTAAATTTAAACCCGGGTGGAAAGCCATGAATTCGATAACATTTATGAACAGTATGGCCTGGAATTCCACAATGAGAACTTATAGGCCTATCTTTCTTAAAAGACTTTGAAatagatgatgatgatggtgaagTAGTTGTAACCATGGCAGCAGAGTCAAAAATCGGAGCTGAAATTGATGTAAGCTGGTGTTAGCCTTCATTTAGAAGGAGCATAGAAAAGGCCTTGTTAATGGTAGGAAGGGGATCCATCATTAACAGTTGTCCTCGTATAGCTAAAAAAGAATCATTCAATCCCATAAGAAATTAgatagtgttggaattggtgcattcccaagaggggtgtgaattggaaatttaaaaatttatctcctaggtatctagtagcagtatatacacaacctagggcctgtttatgcaattccaaatgcgcagataaatataatgtgtgaaaattaaatcatgtgcaacattcacagacaattgagaataacatacatgtatagtaaatataaagtgctgaaatgtaacgtgcacacacaatatgttatcggagttcaaccaatattgcctacgtccccccctctagctcgcaagcctgagaattccactataactcacttaacgagtggagcagtaccatttataaccaggtcaaattaccaaggctaacctcaacctttacacactctccttacggggcggagaaagCCCTAAcaaccgatccttacgggctagatcaaaccccctcaagtcACACCTGGAAAACAATAGACAATTTAAATTTGCGTACAATTttaatgc
It contains:
- the LOC131153853 gene encoding uncharacterized protein LOC131153853 gives rise to the protein MMLQLADRLLKASRGVIEDILVQVDKFYYLVGFVVLDMRQPVFNIYQAFIILGWPFLATSNALINFQSGVLKLTFRNMTLEMNMFNAHKTPIGCDDLKLLSAFGFDSAFESESPEKPEVFDEKVPLIRELLESEGQSIEIDVIPIRDAQWRLNPIMTEVVKKEVLKMLDTDIIYPITEMPCALWFDDIVNYLVTDRMPEHGVTQDKRLRKLQVCELQESKREVYDKARLVKKRMKLVHDNKIKDKHLFSSQQVLLYDSRLHMFPRNLKSRWGDPHIVKHVHPHGAVDIVDLKNSNNFTVNGQRFKPFMTPFNPNEEVLLLQDPKGVF